The sequence below is a genomic window from Proteobacteria bacterium CG1_02_64_396.
CTCCTCGGCGATCTTGTTGGCCCCCTGCAAAAAGGCGAGCGGGTTGGTCAGATCGAACAGGCCGCTGCGTCCCAAATCGGAGCGCAAAATCGCGGTCATGGTCGCCGCCTTGGCTTGACTGAGGGTGTCGTCGGCGCCGCCGTAGAGGTCGACGATGGCCAGAGGAACCGGATTAAAATCCCCCTTGGTGATGTCGATGGTGAGCAGCGCCGAGGCGGGGGGCGCCCCGCTCAAGACCAGTGCCAGCGCCGCCAGGCCGATCATGGCGTAGCGTCGGAGGGTGTTCATCGCTAAGCCCTTTTTGTTGTCGAGGGATAAAAACATGCCGCTTACAGCCCCCTGGCTTGATCGGGGGTGAACCTCAGTTCCAATTCTTGAAACGTCTCGAAATCGCCGCTGGGCAACGGCAGCGGGACCGCCTTGCGGATGGCCCGGGTCACCGAGCGGTCGAAAAAGGGCTGTCCCGATTCCTGGGTAATCATCATCTGCCGGATCGTCCCGTCTCGGGCCAGACTGAGATGGACGATGGTCTCCAGCCTTTCACCCGCCTTGATTCCGGTCGGCAACACCCACATCGCCCCCACCTTTTCTTGAATCAGCCGTTGGTACTTGATGAGCTCCTGGTTCTTGGCCGCCGCGCCGATGCGCCGCTGTAGCGCCTCCTCCTCTGCCTTTTTACGGGCCGCCTCCTGGCGGGCCGCCTCCTCGGCGCGCAACCGCGCCGCCTCGGCATCCTGCACCCTGATTTGCTCCTCCAACAGCTTGGCCGAGGCAAACAGATCGCGGTTGGGATCGACCTGCCCGACAGACTTCTTCAGCACCACCGTTTGCTGAACCACCGGCACATTCGACTCCGGGGGCTTGGGGGCGGGCTGCCCCTTGGGGGGGATCGTTTTCAGCGCCACCTCGTCGGGGGCCAGCGGCGGCTCGACCCTCTTAGGGGGCACGACTGGCCTGGGATCCACCTTCGGGGGCGGCGGGAGGACAGGGGGTGTCACCACCTTGGACGGCGGCGGGGCGACCACCTTGGGGGGGGCGGGGGTGGCCGGCCCTTTGAGCTCTTTTACATCGCTCACCCAAACCGCCTCACTCAAATCCTGGGGCAACACCGTCGGCGTGTGGTTCAGGTGGGCGACCCCCAAAAACAGCGCCAGCAGCAGATGCAGCCCCAGGGAAAACCCCCAAGCCTGCCCCCATGGGGGGGAAATCGGCAGGGCGTGGGTTTTTCCGGACACTATTTCTTGCCGCCTTTGCGGGCCGCATCGGGCTCGGCGGTCACCAGCCCGATGGCGCTCACCCCGGCGTTTTTGATCAGCGCCATCACCTGGGCGATGCGGCCATAGGGGACGGCGGCGTCGCCGCGCAGGTAGACCTTAAGCTCGGGATTGGTTTTGACGATGGCGGTCAGCTTGGCGGCCAGTTCGGCTTCGGCGATGGCGTGGTCTTGCAGGTGAACCACCCCCTTGCCATCGACGCTGACCACCATCGGCTCGACCTGACTGACAATCGCCTGACCGCGCACCTTGGGCAGGTTGACCTGCACCCCTTGGGTCAGCATGGGGGCGGTCACCATGAAGATGATGAGCAGCACCAGCATGACGTCGACCAGCGGGGTGACGTTGATTTCACTCATCGGCGGACGCTCGAACAGGGTGCGACGCAGGGGGGAGCGCATGTGTCAGGCCCCTGCGCTCAAGGTCTGATCACCCTCACCCCGCGCCACCAAACCCCGTTTTTCGACCAACCCCAAGAAGTCATCGGCGAAGACCTCCATCTGGGCTGCGGTCTGTTTGATGCGGGCCGAGAGGAGGTTGAAGCCGACCACTGCGGGGATGGCGGCGAACAAACCAAAGGCGGTGGCGACCAGCGCCTCGGCGATGCCGGGGGCAACCATGGCAATCGTGGTGGTCTGCACCCCGGTCAACCCAATAAAGGCGTTCATGATCCCCCAGACGGTCCCGAACAGCCCCACGAAGGGGGCGGTCGAGGCGACGGAGGCGAGCCACGACATCCGCTCCTCCAGCTCTTCGAGCATCTCGGTCGCCTTACGGGCCATGACCCGATGCACCAGGTGGGCGAGCAGGGTGTTGTCTCTTTGCCCGCCGCGCTGCGCCAGGTAGTTCCACTCTTTGTAGGCGCTGCCGAACAGGGCGGCGCAGGGGCTTTTGCCGTGCTCGGCCTCCCAATGGCGGAAGAGCTCGGCCAGCGAGCCGCTGTTGCGGTAAACCCGCAAGAATTGCTCGTCGGCAGCCCGGATCTTCCGCATCTGCCGCCCCTTGGCGAACATCAGCACCAGCGACAGCAGCGAGGCCAACACGAGGAGCAAGAGCACCCCCTGCACCACGAATCCGGCATCGAGGACCAGAGCCAGAGGGTTGAGGGAGACGTTCACATCGGAAGCGGTAATCTCGTTCATCGGGAAACCGTCAGGGGTCTATGGGGGCGCCAGCGCCCAGAATGGCCATGATGTCGGGGGGAATGCGGGTCGGCTTCAGGGTTTGGGGATCGACGGTCGCCAAGCGGACCTGCGCCCGAATCAACACCTCGTCGCCCCGTTGGATCTCCTGTTCGAAGCGCAGCCGCAACCGCCCTTCGACCCTACAGCGACTGCGCACGATCAGATCGTCTTCTAACTTGGCGCTGCGCAGGTAGTCGACCTCGATGCGGTGGACGACGAAGACCAGCCCCCGCCCCTCCAACCCGTTCAGGGTCAAACCAAGCGCGTGCAGCGCCTCGGTCCGTCCCCGTTCCAAAAACTTCAGGTAATTGGCGTAGTAGACCACCCCGCCGCAGTCGGTGTCCTCGTAGTAGACCCGCAGCCGATGCTCAAACCATGTGCCTGCGCTCACCCCCGCCCCCCCTCGAACAGCCCCGGCTGTTGCGACACCGGTTGCAGGGGGTTGGTCGCCGGTTCGGAAAGCCCCAGATGCAGGTAGGCCCGCGCCAACGCCACCCGCCCTCGGGGTGTGCGGGCGAGGAACCCCTCTTGAATCAGGAACGGCTCGACCACCTCATCGAGGGTATCCCGCTCTTCACCCAGGGAGGCGGCCAGGGTGTCGAGACCGACCGGCCCGCCGTTGAAATGCTGCACGATGACCTGAAGCAGGCGGCGGTCGATGGCATCGAGCCCCACCGCGTCGATCTCCAGCGCCCCCAACGCCCGGTCGGCCAGCGCACGACTGACGACCCCGTCGGCGGTCACCTCGGCAAAATCGCGCACCCGGCGCAGCAGCCGGTTGGCGATGCGGGGGGTGCCGCGGGCGCGCCGGGCGATCTCCCGACCCCCTTCCGGCTCGATGGGGATGCCCAGAATCTTGGCGGCCCGGGCGACGATCCGCTCCAGTTCTTCAAGCTCGTAAAAGAGCAGCCTGCCGACCACCCCGAAGCGGTCGCGCAGCGGGCCGGTAAGCAGCCCGGTGCGGGTGGTGGCGCCGACCAGGGTGAAGGAGGGCAGGTCGAGCTGCACCGTCCTGGCGGCGGGCCCCTGGCCAATCACCAGGTCGATGCGCCGGTCCTCCATGGCGGGGTAGAGCACCTCTTCCACGGCGGGTGAGAGGCGATGGATTTCGTCGATGAAGAGCACGTCGCCCGGTTCGAGCGCCGTGAGGATGGCGGCCAGATCGCCGCCGCGTTCCAACACCGGCCCCGAGGTGGTGCGCAGACTCACCCCCATCTCGGCGGCGATGATCTGGGCCAACGTCGTCTTGCCCAAACCTGGGGGGCCGCAGAGCAGGGTGTGATCGAGCGATCCCCCCCGGCGCCGGGCCGCCTCGATGAAGACCGAGAGGTTTTCTTTGAGCGCCCGCTGGCCGATGTACTCGTCCATGCGGCGGGGGCGGACCTCGTTGCCGAAGCCGTCCCCCCCCTGGGGGGCGATGAGTCGATCATCGTGCATCGTTTACCTTCCCCGCTCGCTGGGGGCCAGTTTGCGCAGACTCAGGCGGATCAAAGCCGACAGATCGCCCCCCGCCTCCGCCTGGCTGGCGGCGACCGCCGCCTGGGCTTGCGATTCTTTAAAGCCAAGGTTGAGCAGGGCGCTGACCGCCTCCCCCTCGGCTCCGAGCAGGGTCCCCCCCAGAGGCGCGGCGCCGCCGGTCGAGGGGGGGCCGCCCGCCACATGGGCAAACTTGCCCCGCAACTCGACCACCATCCGCTCGGCCCCCTTCTTGCCGATCCCCGGCACCTGGGTGAGCTGGGTGATCGCCCCCTCCTCCACCGCTCGGGCCAGCCGCTGTGGGGTCAGGGTCGAGAGGATCGCCAGCGCCAGTTTGGGGCCGATGCCGCTGACCTCAACCAGCCGCATGAAGGTCTCGCGTTCTTCCATGTCGCGAAAACCGTAGAGGTGGATGGCATCTTCGCGCACCACGGTGATGGTGTGCAGCGCCGCCTCTTGCCCCTGGGTCAGGGTGCCGAAGGTGGTCAAGCTGACCGCTACCCGGTAGCCGACCCCCCCAACATCGAGGATCGCCTCGCCGGGACGGGCGTGGATGACTTGACCGCGCAGATGGGCAATCACGGGCGACTCCGGGCGGCAAGAAGCGCCTCCCAGCTTTTGGCGCGGGGGGCGGTGGTGACGGCTTGGGGGAGCAAACGGCTGTGGGCGTGGCAGATGGCCACCGCCAAAGCGTCGGCGGCATCTTCGGGGATCGCTTGGGTGATCTGAAGGATGTGACGGACCATCAGGGCGACCTGCCCCTTCTCGGCCCGACCGCTGCCGACCAGCGCCTTCTTCACGGTGGGGGGGGTATATTCGGACGGAGGGAGCCCGGCTTGGCACAGGGCGGCGATGGCCGCCCCCCGCGCCTGACCCAGCTTGAGGGCCGATTGGATGTTGCGGCCGCCGTAGACATCCTCGACGGCGCTCTCCTGGGGAACAAACCGTGCGGCCAGATCGGCGACCGTTTGATAGATCTTGCCCAGCCGCGCCGACACCACCTGATCGACGGGAAAGCGGGCGACCCCGAACCCTTCGGCGCTCAGGCGCGCCCCCCGGACTCGGATCACCCCCCATCCCATCTTCTGGGAACCGGGATCGATCCCCAGAATGATAAGCTCGTCAGCCGCCAAGACGCTCCATCTCCTCGTCGGAGAGGTCGAAGTTGGCGTAGACGTTTTGCACGTCGTCGTTTTCTTCGAGCATATCGAGCAGGCGCAGCACCTGATCGGCCTGTTTGCCGCTGATCTCAACGGTGTTGTCGGGGACCATCTCGGCCTTGGCCTCTTCGATGGACAACCCCGCCGCCTCAATGGCCTCGCGCACCGTTTCAAGGTCGGCGGGCTCGGTCACGACCCGGAAGGTGCCATCCTCTTCGAGCACGTCGCTGGCCCCCGCCTCCAGGGCGACCTCCATTAGGGTCTCTTCGTCCACCCCCTCCCCCATGGCGATGATCCCCTTGCGCCCGAACATCCAGGCCACCGAATTGGATTCGCCCATGTTGCCGCCGCATTTGCTGAAGGCGTGGCGGACCTCGGGGGTGGTGCGGTTGCGGTTGTCGGTCAACGCCTCGACGATCACCGCCACCCCACCGGGGCCGTACCCCTCGTAGGTTACCTCTTCGTATTGGGCCCCCTCGATCTCGCCGGTCCCCCGCTTGATCGCTTTTTCAACCGTATCTTTGGACACGTTGACCGAGCGGGCGTTGGCCAGGGCCGAACGCAGCCGGGGATTGCTGGCCGGGTCGCCCCCACCGGAGCGGGCCGCCACGGTGATCTCTTTAATCACACGGGTGAAAACCTTGCCCCGCTTGGCGTCTTGCGCCCCTTTGCGGTGCTTGATGTTGGCCCATTTACTGTGACCGGCCATGAAGAAATTCTCCTCGACGGGTGAATGCAGGCCAAGCGCCTACAATGAAATCGACTGGGGAACCTGGCGCGGTTTGCCCTTTCCCCTTGGGCCGGAAAGGGTAACATCCGCGACGCGGCTGGAAAACTCGCCAGACCGCGCCATCCATTGGGCCATGACCGCCAAGCCATGGGAGAACAAAACGTGGGATTGTTGACCGGAAAAAGGGCGCTCGTCCTGGGTGTCGCCAACGACAAATCGCTTGCCTGGGGGATCACCGAGGCGCTGCACCGTGAGGGGGCCAAGATCGGCTTGACCTACCTCAACGAAGCCATTGAAAAACGGGTTCGTCCCCTGGGCGAACAAATCGGTGCCGAAATCATCGCCCCCTGCGACGTGCAGGTGGCAGGCGATTTGGCCCGTCTGGCCGATCAAGTCAAGGCGACCTGGGGCGGGGTCGACATCGTCGTGCATGGCATTGGTTTCGCCAACAAAGACGAGCTGCGCGATACCTACATGATTACCAGCAAAGAGGGATTCATGCTGGCCCACGACGTCAGCGTCTGGTCTTTCACCGAGCTGGCGCAGGCAATGCGCCCGTTGATGGGTCAGGGGAGCAGTCTGCTGACGTTGTCGTACTTCGGCGCCGAAAAGGTGATGCCCCACTACAACGTCATGGGGGTCGCCAAGGCGGCGTTGGAGGCCTCGGTGAAATACCTGGCCGCAGCCCTCGGCCCCGACGGCATCCGGGTCAACGGCATCTCGGCGGGACCAATCCGCACCCTGGCCGCCTCGGGGATCGGCGATTTCCGCAAGATCCTCAACCACAATGCCGAAAAAGCCCCCCTGCGCCGGGTGGTGACCATCGAAGAGGTCGGCAACACCGCCCTGTTTCTGAGCTCCGATTGGGCCTCGGGAATCACCGGCGAAATCACCCACGTCGACGCCGGGTACAACATCATCGGCATGTAATACCGGGGGTGGAATGAACGAAAAAGGCGGCCAGTGGGCCGCCTTTTTCGTTGGGGGGGGGGACGGTCCATTCGCTGGCCGCGAAATCGATCCGGGGCGGTGACGCCCCCCCTTAGGGAAGCGCGAATCAATCAGCGCTTCCTTAGAACAAACTCACCAACCGCATCCCCCCAATCCAATCTTGCCGCCGCGCCGGGCTGTTGGGTTGGGAATCGCCCCCGGGATGACGCAGGTATTGCAGATCGAGGGTCCACTCACTCTGCGCCCCCGCCTGCACCCGATAGAACCACTC
It includes:
- a CDS encoding protein TolR, encoding MRSPLRRTLFERPPMSEINVTPLVDVMLVLLIIFMVTAPMLTQGVQVNLPKVRGQAIVSQVEPMVVSVDGKGVVHLQDHAIAEAELAAKLTAIVKTNPELKVYLRGDAAVPYGRIAQVMALIKNAGVSAIGLVTAEPDAARKGGKK
- a CDS encoding protein TolQ, with amino-acid sequence MNEITASDVNVSLNPLALVLDAGFVVQGVLLLLVLASLLSLVLMFAKGRQMRKIRAADEQFLRVYRNSGSLAELFRHWEAEHGKSPCAALFGSAYKEWNYLAQRGGQRDNTLLAHLVHRVMARKATEMLEELEERMSWLASVASTAPFVGLFGTVWGIMNAFIGLTGVQTTTIAMVAPGIAEALVATAFGLFAAIPAVVGFNLLSARIKQTAAQMEVFADDFLGLVEKRGLVARGEGDQTLSAGA
- a CDS encoding tol-pal system-associated acyl-CoA thioesterase; amino-acid sequence: MSAGTWFEHRLRVYYEDTDCGGVVYYANYLKFLERGRTEALHALGLTLNGLEGRGLVFVVHRIEVDYLRSAKLEDDLIVRSRCRVEGRLRLRFEQEIQRGDEVLIRAQVRLATVDPQTLKPTRIPPDIMAILGAGAPIDP
- a CDS encoding Holliday junction DNA helicase RuvB, translating into MHDDRLIAPQGGDGFGNEVRPRRMDEYIGQRALKENLSVFIEAARRRGGSLDHTLLCGPPGLGKTTLAQIIAAEMGVSLRTTSGPVLERGGDLAAILTALEPGDVLFIDEIHRLSPAVEEVLYPAMEDRRIDLVIGQGPAARTVQLDLPSFTLVGATTRTGLLTGPLRDRFGVVGRLLFYELEELERIVARAAKILGIPIEPEGGREIARRARGTPRIANRLLRRVRDFAEVTADGVVSRALADRALGALEIDAVGLDAIDRRLLQVIVQHFNGGPVGLDTLAASLGEERDTLDEVVEPFLIQEGFLARTPRGRVALARAYLHLGLSEPATNPLQPVSQQPGLFEGGRG
- a CDS encoding Holliday junction DNA helicase RuvA encodes the protein MIAHLRGQVIHARPGEAILDVGGVGYRVAVSLTTFGTLTQGQEAALHTITVVREDAIHLYGFRDMEERETFMRLVEVSGIGPKLALAILSTLTPQRLARAVEEGAITQLTQVPGIGKKGAERMVVELRGKFAHVAGGPPSTGGAAPLGGTLLGAEGEAVSALLNLGFKESQAQAAVAASQAEAGGDLSALIRLSLRKLAPSERGR
- a CDS encoding crossover junction endodeoxyribonuclease RuvC, which gives rise to MGWGVIRVRGARLSAEGFGVARFPVDQVVSARLGKIYQTVADLAARFVPQESAVEDVYGGRNIQSALKLGQARGAAIAALCQAGLPPSEYTPPTVKKALVGSGRAEKGQVALMVRHILQITQAIPEDAADALAVAICHAHSRLLPQAVTTAPRAKSWEALLAARSRP
- a CDS encoding transcriptional regulator: MAGHSKWANIKHRKGAQDAKRGKVFTRVIKEITVAARSGGGDPASNPRLRSALANARSVNVSKDTVEKAIKRGTGEIEGAQYEEVTYEGYGPGGVAVIVEALTDNRNRTTPEVRHAFSKCGGNMGESNSVAWMFGRKGIIAMGEGVDEETLMEVALEAGASDVLEEDGTFRVVTEPADLETVREAIEAAGLSIEEAKAEMVPDNTVEISGKQADQVLRLLDMLEENDDVQNVYANFDLSDEEMERLGG
- a CDS encoding enoyl-ACP reductase (Catalyzes a key regulatory step in fatty acid biosynthesis), with amino-acid sequence MGEQNVGLLTGKRALVLGVANDKSLAWGITEALHREGAKIGLTYLNEAIEKRVRPLGEQIGAEIIAPCDVQVAGDLARLADQVKATWGGVDIVVHGIGFANKDELRDTYMITSKEGFMLAHDVSVWSFTELAQAMRPLMGQGSSLLTLSYFGAEKVMPHYNVMGVAKAALEASVKYLAAALGPDGIRVNGISAGPIRTLAASGIGDFRKILNHNAEKAPLRRVVTIEEVGNTALFLSSDWASGITGEITHVDAGYNIIGM